The genome window CTCCTGCTCCATCCAGTCCATCGTCGAGGCGCCGTCGTGCGTCTCACCGATCTTGTAGTTGACCCCCGTGTAGAACAGGATCCGCTCGGTGGTCGTCGTCTTGCCGGCATCGATGTGCGCCATGATGCCGATGTTGCGGACCTTCGTGAGGTCCGTCAGCACGTCCAGTGCCACGTGGTAGCCCCTTGTCGGTTGGCTTGAGGTGGGTGCCGTTCGCGTCGCCGCGGGCCTGACCGTCAGTCGGACGGGCCCGCGGCGAGCGCCGGGGTCACCAGCGGTAGTGCGCGAACGCCCGGTTGGACTCGGCCATCTTGTGCATGTCCTCGCGACGCTTCACCGCGGCACCCAGGCCGTTGGACGCGTCGAGGATCTCGTTCATGAGGCGCTCGGTCATGGTCTTCTCGCGACGGGCGCGCGAGAAGTCCGTGAGCCAGCGCAGCGCCAGCGTCGTGGCACGCACGGGGCGCACCTCGATCGGCACCTGGTAGGTGGCGCCACCGACGCGACGGGACTTGACCTCGATGGAGGGACGCACGTTGTCCAGCGCGCGCTTGAGCACGACGACCGGGTCGGACTGCGTCTTGTCACGGACGCCCTCGAGCGCGCCGTAGACGATGGCCTCGGCGACGGTCTTCTTGCCGTCGAGGAGGACCTTGTTGATGAGCTGCGTGACCACCGGCGAGCCGTAGACGGGGTCGACGATCAGCGGCCGCTTCGGAGCGGGACCCTTGCGAGGCATCTGTCTCAGCCCTTCTTCGCGCCGTAGCGGCTGCGTGCCTGCTTGCGGTTCTTGACGCCCTGCGTGTCGAGCGCACCGCGCACGATCTTGTAGCGGACGCCGGGGAGGTCCTTCACACGACCGCCGCGCACGAGCACGATGGAGTGCTCCTGCAGGTTGTGGCCGACGCCCGGGATGTACGCCGTGACCTCGATGCCCGAGGAGAGGCGCACGCGCGCCACCTTGCGCAGCGCCGAGTTCGGCTTCTTCGGGGTGGTCGTGTAGACACGGGTGCACACACCGCGTCGCTGGGGGGAGCCCTTGAGGGCAGGCGTCTTCGACTTGTTCGTCTTCGCCTGCCGGCCCTTGCGGACCAGCTGCTGGATCGTAGGCACTACGTCTCCGTCTGTCGGTGTTCTCTGGTCTGACCGGCACCCGTCACCCTGGACGGCCGGCTCGGCCCGGATCGTCGCCCGTCGCGCGACTACCCCGGAGGTCTCGAGTCCCGAACCGACCCCCGCGCCCGGGCGTGTCGCCCCGGCCCTCCGCACGGCGACCGTCCCGTACGGGACCGTTCCGGTAGAGGTGGGAGCCACCCGGTGCATCCCGGACGCACCCCGTCAAGGGGGCGGGCGACCGAGTGCACGCGCAAGGGCCCGACGGCGCGGGCACGGTGTCCTACGCTACCCGCCGTCGCCGGGCGCGTCAAAGGCCGAGGTGCGGGGCGGGAGCCGACCCCGGCAGTACCTCGGCACGACGGAGGCCGACCCGGCGCAGGCCGGTGACGGCCGGTCGTCACCCGGCGGGCAGCACCCAGGCCTGGCCGCTCTCCTCGACGACGTCGTCGCCGGAGCCCTCGACCTCGACCTTCACGAGCTCGAAGCTCTTCCCCTTGACCTCGCCCGACCGCCCGACGGTGAGGTCGACCGCGTCGTCGAAGTCCTGGCCGTCCGAGGCGATCAGTGAGATGCTGTCCTCCCCGAAGTTGGCTGCCGTGAGCGTGAGTCCGTCGACCTCGACCGGCTCCCCCGCCTTCAGGTGCACCGCACCCTCGGGCACGTCCTGACCGCCGCAGGCCGCGAGCAGGGCGACCAGCCCGACGACCAGAGCACTCCGGAACCCTCGTCCGCCTCGTCCCACCGGGCGACCTCATCTCGTCTCGACGCGTCT of Cellulomonas dongxiuzhuiae contains these proteins:
- the rpsG gene encoding 30S ribosomal protein S7, with amino-acid sequence MPRKGPAPKRPLIVDPVYGSPVVTQLINKVLLDGKKTVAEAIVYGALEGVRDKTQSDPVVVLKRALDNVRPSIEVKSRRVGGATYQVPIEVRPVRATTLALRWLTDFSRARREKTMTERLMNEILDASNGLGAAVKRREDMHKMAESNRAFAHYRW
- the rpsL gene encoding 30S ribosomal protein S12 → MPTIQQLVRKGRQAKTNKSKTPALKGSPQRRGVCTRVYTTTPKKPNSALRKVARVRLSSGIEVTAYIPGVGHNLQEHSIVLVRGGRVKDLPGVRYKIVRGALDTQGVKNRKQARSRYGAKKG